One genomic window of Ctenopharyngodon idella isolate HZGC_01 chromosome 18, HZGC01, whole genome shotgun sequence includes the following:
- the serp1 gene encoding stress-associated endoplasmic reticulum protein 1, producing the protein MVAKQRIRMANEKHSKNITLRGNVAKSTRGTQEEKAVVGPWLLALFVFVVCGSAIFQIIQSIRMGM; encoded by the exons ATGGTGGCCAAACAGAGGATTCGCATGGCGAATGAGAAACACAGCAAGAACATCACTCTAAGAGGCAATGTGGCCAAATCCACG AGAGGCACTCAAGAAGAGAAGGCAGTGGTGGGACCGTGGCTTCTTGCTTTGTTCGTCTTTGTAGTATGTGGATCAG CAATATTCCAGATCATTCAGAGCATCAGGATGGGAATGTGA